The Candidatus Nitrosocaldus cavascurensis genome segment AGCATGGTGCAAGTGCAAGACTTCCAGGTTCTAGCAGGGTAATCTTCAAGGGGCCTGAGGGTTTTGAAGAATATGCTATAGATCAAGATGCTAAAGATGGTGACTATGCTTCACACATCTCAATATACAGGAGGAGGCAGGATATCAATGCAGTATTCCATGCAAGGAGCCCAGTGATATATGCAGCAACTAGAGATGGTATAATAGATACTGTACATGCGGAGGCTACACTTGTGCTTAGCGATATCATCATAGTTAATGATGGTTCATCAGAGAGCATAGGTATGGCAAGTTTAGGGGAGCCCCTTAGGCCTGTAAGGATAATAGTGTATAGAGATGAGGTCTACAGCATGGGAGCATGTATACATGAAGCAAGGGCATTCATGGAGATAATGGATGAGTGGGCAAGGGTCAAGGTAATAGCAAATGTGTTTGGAGGTGCAAGGTACCCAATAACACTTGAGAGGTTAAGGAGTCTAGGCGCTAGGTATGCTAGGGCTATAAAGTTTGGTGGTAGGAGCATTGTCAGGCATATGTGAATGTGGTAGAGGGGATGAGGGTTACATAAAGAGCGAACTTGTATCATGTGTAAAGACGTTATTCTCAAAGGGTTATGTATCATCTGGAGGAGGCAACCATAGTGTAAGGCTTAGGGATGGGAGCAATGCATCGCATATATGGATAACACCATCAGGCTACCCTAGATCCCATCTTACAGTTGATGATCTAGTGCTAATAGATATAGATGGTAACATGCTTAGGGGTGATCTTAGACCATCTATAGAGGTTCCATTCCACACCCAGATATACAGGGTTAGGGATGATGTTAGTGCAGTATCCCATGCACACTCACCATACTCACATGCACTAATCCAGACCCTTAGAATAGTGGAGGTTGATGGGCATACTGGAGTATTCGGCTTAAACTGCTCAGGCTTATCGTCATCCCCATCACAGCAATTACCATTGAGTATACCTCCTGTAATACATAACCTTCTCATCCTTGAGTATAGACAGTTAGGCTCAAGGGCACTTGCAAGGCTTGTTGGAGATGCATTCAGCATAAGCAATGGTGTGAAGATTCTAGTGCTATTGGACCATGGTGTAATAGGTATAGGGAGATGCATACATGAGGCTGTAATGCATGTACAGTTGCTAGAGGAGTGGGCAAGGTGTGTTACCATAGCATATAGATTGGATAAGGCAAGTAAGTAAGTAAATAGGATTCAATTGGTATGTATGATAGATGGTATAACTCACTATAAATTGTTAATATATGGTTGCTTTACATCAAACCTGTATACTCTCTCCAGCAAGAGGTGCATATGCCTCCAGCCCTATACTACTATTTATCTCTTCAGCAAACCTTATGCATGTATCATGCTCACCATGCACAGTCCATACCTTTGGATTACCTCTCATACCTTTAACCATCTCGAATAGTTCCCTCCTCCCACTATGCCCAGAGAAGTCAAACCTCTTAACCTCAGCCTTAACCTTTCTAGCCTTGCCTTCTATCATTGCTATACCTTGCTCCAGCAGTAGCCTTCCAGGAGTACCCTCTCCTTGGTATGATACCATCGCTATACCATTCCTCTCATCATCAGCAAGATTCTCCATGTAGAAGAGTGCATTACCTCCAACCAACATTCCTGCTGGAGAGATTATGACACATGGCTCTCTTATCATCCTCTTCCTCCCACCCCAGCCCCTTATCCATTCAATCCAGTTCATCACATCTGAGAAGAATTTAGCATCCCTCAAGAACCTTGGATGCCTAAGCATTATCTCATTTGCCTTTATAGCCATCCCATCTATTGCTACCTTATGCTTGAAGTTGAATGCTCTAAGCACACATGCTATCTCTTGTGCCCTCTCAACCGAGAATGCTGGTACAAAGAGTACCCCTTCCCTCTCCACAACCTCGTTTGCAAACTCTACTAATAGCCTCTCAGCCTCATCCCTAGGTTGATGATCCTCCATCGCATAAGTACTCTCTGTTATGAGTAGATCTATGCTACCAACATCAAGATCTGCACTCTCCAATATCCTAGAGCCTCTAGCATTTATATCCCCTGTGTATAGCAACCTTCTACCATCATGCTCAACAACTATGAACGCACTCCCAACTATATGCCCGGCATTGTGTAGTGTGATCTTGAGATCCCCAACCTCAAACTCCTCCCTGTAGAAGTATGTTCTTGCAGAGTCTATCATGCCCATAACCTCCATGTACTCAAATGGTAGATAGAAGCCAGAGATCTTTATCATATCAAGCAGGAGTACCTTAGCCAACTCCATCGTTGGTTGGGTAGCATATACAGGTATCTCCTTGCTTAAGAAGAGTGCTGGTATACATCCAGAGTGGTCTAGATGCGCATGTGTAAGCACTACACCATCAATCTCCTTTGGTTTAACATGCATTGGGAAGAGAGGTTCATGCCTTAGCAGTATACCATAATCCAATAGCACCTTAACCTTATCAGTCTCCACTAGGAATGCTGACCTTCCAACCTCTCTTGCAGAACCTAGTACTGTTACCTTCAACCATCTTGTTGGAGTAGAAGCGTATTTAAAACCTTTTGAGTGAGTGGGTCATCTAACATGAATTGCTCATACCTCTCTTATAGGGAGAAAAGTTCCAAAAATTTAATATACTGCATGGATATATCCATCTACGATGGCTAGGAAGTTCATGGAGTGGTGGAACTCAATACCAGCAGATATACGCAACAAGGCAAAGGGTAATGACGATTGGAGCAAGTACAAACCACTCCTAAATCAGATAAACTACGCCATGGTAGCACTGCACCTACAAGGCAATCATAGCATGAAACCAACATCCGAAGAGTTGCTGAGCTGGATAAAGAATGGCGAGATAGACGTAGTCAGGATGAGCAAGTAATATTATTTTATTTTTTTAACCAGTTATAAAACGCCGTTGTACAAAATGCAAAGAGTTTAAATATTTTAGTTCCGTAGAAGGGCTGAGCAGATATGCCAGTAGCAATACTACCAGACATAGATGAGCAGACATGCATAGGCTGTGCTCTATGCGTTGAGATATGCACTGCACTAGGACCAGATGTGCTAAGGGTCAAGCCAGTAGAGGGTTGGAAGAGGGGCAAGGCATTCGTGCACTATCCTGAGAGATGCATCTCAGATGGTGCATGCATAGCAGTCTGCCCAACAACAGCAATATTCTGGATGAGGCCATTAGAGTACACACCAGGCCAGCCAGTACCACTGCACAAGTTTGGAAGATTCACTAAGGGCTGGGATGAGGGGTAGGCTTACCCAAGCACACACAACTCTTTTATTTCTTTTTGATAAGTATAGCATCTTAATTATTAATTGATCAATCAATCACTTACTCAATCTTGATCAAGTACTTTAGGTTTTTGATTAATGTATCCTTTGCAACTCTAGCTATCTCAACCTCATCAATGATATGAAATGGTTTAATTCCATCTACCTCATGTACCCTGCTGAATCTATTCTCTCCTGTAACCTCATCTATCCAGTGCAATGCTTTAGCTCTTGCTATCTTTATAGAATGCTTCTTTGTACCTCTATCAAGAAATATGAGATACTGTAATGCATAAAACTCAAGCAAGTTATCCTTTATCTCATACCTTATGCTGGTTCTTAATGCACCTGTCTTTACTGGTGTTTTTGCCCTTATATTTTCTCTTATAGTATTGCCTATAAGGTCTTTTATCTCTATAGGCACTTGTATGCTTATCCTAGGCAGGTAATTCTTACTTCTAGCCATACCTGTATCACTTATTCATTTATAACGATTTTAGTAAAGACACCATAGCAATTGTTGAATCTTATAAAATCTGTTTCAGTTAGAACTAGATTAAAGGTGTAGATGTTAGTGCTTGAGTTATACTTAATTACAAGTCTCTTATCCGTTGATTCATAACCAGCAGTTGCTATATTTAATGTTTGATTATTGTAATCAAGGAAGAGGTTTTGGCCTGGAGTACTTAAGTAACCTTTAAGAATATAGAATATGCCCTTTCTACCATTATATGCTACGCTAGGTACAATTACAAATGGAGAATAGATGACATAGGTATTAGCAAAATAGGAGCCAGTAGATGTAGGATTATGTATCAGCACAGGTAATGTAGATATATCTTTATCATATGATTCCACTGTTAAAAACCTTGCCAGCATTAGATAATAAAGGGTACCATTGACCCATGTTTGTAATAAGTGTCCTTGCATCATAGGTTTGCCTTTCCAGCTTGTTACTGGCACAAGCATGCTATAATTATAGAAAGTGCTCAAGTTTTGTGCTGTAGATTGAGAGTGCACATACCTATTATATATATAAAGATGGTACTTGAAATTAATACTATTGGATATGCTATTATTCAAACCAGATATGTCTATGTTGAATTGCTGGAACCCTGTGCTAAGACTATGGTTTATCTTAAGCACATGAATCATATCTCCTCTGTTTGGTATAGCAGTCATAACCTGATTACTTGATGGATTCCCTGCATTACCTATAACAAAATCTAGCGATGGATTATTAACGTTAGTCTTCCTATCAAGAACATAGATAAGGTTAGGGTTAGTCATTGCTATTGATGAGCCATATAATTCAGGGAATGTTATGCTAGTCTTTATTGGCATAGCTATTCACTCACTAGCTCAATAACATATCAACTACTCTAAGAGATTTATCTCTCTTAACCATACTGTGAACTTTCTTATACTGTTGCTGTAAAACTTTACCCTCTGCCCTGCTTCCAAGTTCACTGAGTAGGTTGCCATCTGCCCATCTGAACTGGTAAATTGCTTAACAATTACCCCATCTACCTCTATTATGCCTATATCAGTAGCATCAACATAGAAATATGTAAAGGTTAACTGGCACTTGTATTTAGCCTCTATCTCAACTGAACTGCTACTGCTTCCAGCAAGTAATGGCATAGCCATGCTTCCTATCTCTGTAACTAGTTCACTACCATAGTACTTTGCCAATCTAATACCATAGTTTAAGATACTGCCTGCCTTACTTCCAACGTATAAGAACATGCCTCCACCATTGCTTGTATAGTATGCCAAAGAATTTGATTGTAATGTGTTCATAACTGTGAATCCAGTTAAATCATTAAGAGGTATAAGTCCTACAGGAACAGAACTTGTAGGGTTAACATTGCCATTATTTGCATTAGTTCTAACGAAAGTATTAACCAAATAATTCATAGAGATGATATTAAAGAGATCAAATAATGATAAGTTATATGTGTAATAGTAATTTCCTGTTGCTGGATTGCTTATCCTGTTATATTGCATTAAGCCCTTTATATATGGAGATATGCTAACTACACAATTAGGTGTTGTGTTTATAGAGCTTAAACCATTAGAATTATCTATATAGATTTGAGGTAATGCTCTATCAGGTAAGAAACATGGTAACATGCATGCTCCAGTTGCTCCCGATGCCTGTAAATACCCTATCCCTATAATTGCACCATAATTATCATTTGGATTAAGATAACCTATACTAAAAGTTTTAGGGTATGAGCTTGTATTATTCCATTTGAGATAAATAAAATCCATACCATAGATGGTATGCATATGGCTAGTATAGTGTCTTGATACATTATCACCATCAAGAGTTATAAGCATTGCTGTATCAGTTGCAGGCTTGCTTATGTTATAGCATGGAATCCTCATTATCTATTTTTAGCCTATCTAAATGATCTTAGCGAGGCTAAATATAGATATGGCAATACCTACTATATTCTTACTTCAGATGATAAGAGAGTTGGAAGAAAGGAAGAAAGAGAGCCTAAAGGCTTACCTTAATGGTATGTATGAATTGATAGCCTTAGATACAGGCAAGAGTGTTGAAGAGGTTAAGGCTATGCAGGAGGATGACCTGCTCAAGGCATACAAAAATATAATGGATAGGCTCAATGAGAATAGTCTAAGCAAGATAATAGAGTTTTTTCAGATCAAGTAGAAAGGAAGATAAAGTAAGATTACTTGCAAATATAGATAGACTTGCAGAGAAGTATGGTAAGTTGCCTCATGAGATACTTGCCCTCAATAAGCATGAGATTGATATCTTGCTAATGTGTAATAATGCAAGGGTTGAGGATGATAAAAGGATAGGTGTAGAAGGTAAGCAAAGGGACAATGAAAAGGATAAAGCTGGAATTTATTACAGTATAGAGGAATATAATAAACAAATCTTACAGAGCTATGGGCTTAATCCTGAGCCTGAGATAAGGATCTATTAGTAGTATGGCCAATAACCTCTATAATATTTATTTCCTTCTCATCATCTCTCTTATCTACTTCTTTATTATCTTCAATAATCTCTACGATAATCCCCTTGTTTATAGAATAAGCCATATCTATTATAGGCTCATATTTGGCATAATCTTTCCTCTTAACTATTATTTTGTTTACCTTCTGTAATACATGGAGCCCAATATCCTCTCTGTAAAACCTCTCTCCTTGCCTATCTATCAGTGCTTCTATCAGAACATTTATCTCAGATGAGTAAGCATAACCAAGTAAAGCATCAATCTTCTTTAATACCTCGACATAAACATTTATTGACTCCTCATATTCATGGTTACAGGAGTCAGTATGCTCATGACTTAGATCAAGTACCTTTAGACTCATATCTATATTTATCCCATCTACATACATGCTAGTCTATATAAAAAATGATGTGTGTAATAGATGCTTTAAGCTTGCCCTTAAGATAAGTAGATTGTACGGAATAACACTGTTTGATTATCAGATAGATATGCTTAGTGTTGAAGGTAACTGCATAGTTCTAGGAGGTAGGCAGATAGGTAAGACTACAATAACAGCATTGAAGGCCCTTAGTCATGCCATTATACATGCAAATACCACTACACTAATAGTATCACCATCGCTAAGGCAGAGTTTACACCTTTTTGATTACATAATACAGTTCATCAACATAGACCCCTTGAATATGTTAATAGAGAGCAAGAGCAAGACAGAGTTAAAACTTGTTAATGGTTCAAGGATAATATCACTTCCATCATCACCCAACACTATAAGAGGATATACTGCCCATCTTGTAATAGTTGATGAGGCTAACTTTATAGATGAGGAACTTATTACAAGTGTACTCTTCCCTACAATAAGCACTACAAGAGGATATCTATGGCTAATCTCTACTCCATATAAGAAAGACCATATATTCTATCAGATCTATACATCTACATCAAACTCTAATGATTGGCATAAATTTAGGATACCATCATCAATGAATCCATTGATATCTAAGGAATTCCTTGCTATGCAAGAGCAAAGCCTAGGCATCTACTATAAGCAAGAATATGAGGCTGAGTATATTGATGACCATACAGGTATATTCAATATAAGTAAAGTCATCCTTGATACTGATCTACAACTAGACATTAATACTATTTACATAGATGTTGGGGGTTATTCAGATTACATGGGTATATTATACTGCAATAAAAAAGGTAATTTGTTATATGTGCTGGATGAGTATCAAGGACAGGGGCAGTATCTGGATCAGGTGAATAACCAGATAGTTAGTAAGGGCATAAATCCAGATCAAAGCATATCTATAGTTGTTGATTCGACTGGCGTAGGTAGAGGTATTGAGGAATATCTTATTCAACTAGGTTATAAACCAAAGGGAATAATCTGGAATAGAGATAAGCAGAGGGATGCAATGATAAAAGCAATGTATGCAATACAGAATAAACAATTATTCATATCTTCAAAATGCTTTATGTTAATCAGGCAGATGAAGGAAGCAGTATTTAAGACAGGTAAGTTAACAACTTTATCTGGTATTGATGATCTACTCTATGCATTGATGCTAGCCTATGCAGATAACACAAAGAGGCAGGCACGAATACTATACTAACTCAGTTAATCATCTAAGATATTATTAAGTATCTCATTGAGTCTATCTAAATTGTTCTTATTTTCTTTCCTTTGCAGCTTTGCTATCTCTATCTCTATCTTTATCTGAGTCTGCAGTATCTTAATTACATCCCTTGTAATAGCAAGCGATCTAGTCTTTCTAGCCTCAGAGATGGCTAATTCAATAAAGAAATAAAGGTTTTCTCTTAGTTCATCTATACTCATATCATTATTTATTTATACCTCATGGATTACTATTGCCATTATGTATAGCAAATGTGCCAAGATTACCTATGTACTTTGCCTTCAGCATTATGTGTTCTCCAGCCTTAACTGGTAATGCACTTACTGCATAAGCATTGAGTAGACTGAACTCAAGCCCATAGTTGCCAGTGCCTAGGGTATCACCATACAGGTTAAGGTTTAAAGTAGTACTAGCATTATCCCTTGCTCTAGTGAAGTGGATTGCATCATTACTCTCCAACTCAATATTAATATCATAATTACCAAAGCCTATGATCTTTGCATCCCCATTAAC includes the following:
- a CDS encoding MBL fold metallo-hydrolase; translation: MKVTVLGSAREVGRSAFLVETDKVKVLLDYGILLRHEPLFPMHVKPKEIDGVVLTHAHLDHSGCIPALFLSKEIPVYATQPTMELAKVLLLDMIKISGFYLPFEYMEVMGMIDSARTYFYREEFEVGDLKITLHNAGHIVGSAFIVVEHDGRRLLYTGDINARGSRILESADLDVGSIDLLITESTYAMEDHQPRDEAERLLVEFANEVVEREGVLFVPAFSVERAQEIACVLRAFNFKHKVAIDGMAIKANEIMLRHPRFLRDAKFFSDVMNWIEWIRGWGGRKRMIREPCVIISPAGMLVGGNALFYMENLADDERNGIAMVSYQGEGTPGRLLLEQGIAMIEGKARKVKAEVKRFDFSGHSGRRELFEMVKGMRGNPKVWTVHGEHDTCIRFAEEINSSIGLEAYAPLAGESIQV
- a CDS encoding class II aldolase/adducin family protein, which translates into the protein MGMSIYFLGNSFCRLCHSSMDSLLRELDVCSRGLILKGLLLLKHGASARLPGSSRVIFKGPEGFEEYAIDQDAKDGDYASHISIYRRRQDINAVFHARSPVIYAATRDGIIDTVHAEATLVLSDIIIVNDGSSESIGMASLGEPLRPVRIIVYRDEVYSMGACIHEARAFMEIMDEWARVKVIANVFGGARYPITLERLRSLGARYARAIKFGGRSIVRHM
- a CDS encoding class II aldolase/adducin family protein; its protein translation is MSGICECGRGDEGYIKSELVSCVKTLFSKGYVSSGGGNHSVRLRDGSNASHIWITPSGYPRSHLTVDDLVLIDIDGNMLRGDLRPSIEVPFHTQIYRVRDDVSAVSHAHSPYSHALIQTLRIVEVDGHTGVFGLNCSGLSSSPSQQLPLSIPPVIHNLLILEYRQLGSRALARLVGDAFSISNGVKILVLLDHGVIGIGRCIHEAVMHVQLLEEWARCVTIAYRLDKASK
- a CDS encoding phage terminase large subunit, producing the protein MLVYIKNDVCNRCFKLALKISRLYGITLFDYQIDMLSVEGNCIVLGGRQIGKTTITALKALSHAIIHANTTTLIVSPSLRQSLHLFDYIIQFINIDPLNMLIESKSKTELKLVNGSRIISLPSSPNTIRGYTAHLVIVDEANFIDEELITSVLFPTISTTRGYLWLISTPYKKDHIFYQIYTSTSNSNDWHKFRIPSSMNPLISKEFLAMQEQSLGIYYKQEYEAEYIDDHTGIFNISKVILDTDLQLDINTIYIDVGGYSDYMGILYCNKKGNLLYVLDEYQGQGQYLDQVNNQIVSKGINPDQSISIVVDSTGVGRGIEEYLIQLGYKPKGIIWNRDKQRDAMIKAMYAIQNKQLFISSKCFMLIRQMKEAVFKTGKLTTLSGIDDLLYALMLAYADNTKRQARILY
- a CDS encoding 4Fe-4S dicluster domain-containing protein, which encodes MPVAILPDIDEQTCIGCALCVEICTALGPDVLRVKPVEGWKRGKAFVHYPERCISDGACIAVCPTTAIFWMRPLEYTPGQPVPLHKFGRFTKGWDEG